Below is a window of Burkholderiales bacterium DNA.
CCAACTTTGTCCGCACGTCAATCGCCCCGGCAGAGCCATCTTCTCGCCGCGCTGCCGGCAGGACCGGATCAAAGACACCGAGGTCAATGCCGCCGCCACGAATGCCTACCAGGAAGCCGAGGCATTCATGAAAGTCGGCCGCGCACGAAAGGATTGATCGTTCCCGCCGGTTAGCGGCCGGAGCGCCTTGCCTTTCTCTTCGCATAGAGATCCATCAGAGGGGTCACGGAGATGCCGTGAAGCACGATGGAGACAGTCACCGTGGTAAGCGTGATGGCGATGATCTGTTCAGCCAACGGACGGGGCAAATCATGATTGATCGCGTACATCAGGTAGTAAATCGAGCCGATTCCGCGGATGCCGAACCAGGAAATCAGGATGCGCTGGTCGCGCGATATGGGCGCGCCGAGCAATCCAAGCCATACCGACACGGGACGCACCACTACAAAGAGGAGCAGGACGAACCAGGCGGTGCTGGCGGCGACAGTGGTGAAGGCGAGCATCGCGCCAACCACCAGAACCACGGCCACCTCGCCGATCCGTTCCAGTTGTTCGTTGAAACCCCGCACCGCCTGCATCATGTAGGCGCTGGCATGTTCCGGGTCAGTGGCATGCTCTTCCTGCGTTTGCTTGCTCTGCAGACCGGCAGGTCCCACGGCCGCCCGGCCGTCGCCCACGTCTTGTTCTTTCACGCGCTGCAGGGCAAGGCCCGCGGCAAACACGGCCAGAAAGCCATAGGTGTGACTGAGCACCGCAACCCCGTAGGCCAGCGCAATGAGGCCCAGCGCCAGAAACTCGTCGAGCCCGACGGACTCCTTATGGCGGCTGCGCAGATAGACCACGAGCTTCCCAATCAGCGCGCCCAAAGCCCCCCCGATCAGCAGGCTGCCTGCGATCGCCCAGAACACATCGATCGCGAGCCAACGCCAGCCCGCCGTGCCCAGGTCGTGCAGGCCGAGCAAGCCAAGGCCCAATATCACGAAAGGAAACGCGGCGCCATCGTTGAGGCCGCCTTCCCCCGTCAGGCTGAAGCGCAACCGGTCGCGATCGCCCGCGTTTTCCACCTGCACGTCCGAGGCCAGAACCGGGTCGGTGGGCGCAAGGATCCCTCCAAGCAGGACCGCCGCGCCCAGTGACAGGCCGAGGCCGAACATCCCGATTACGACGATCAGCGCCACAGTCAGCGTCATCGAAACGAATGCCAGACGGACCGGCATACGCCAGTGCTTGTCCGACAGCGGAAGACCAAGTTTCAGGCCGGCGGCGAACAGCGAGATGAGCACCGCGACCTCGGTCATTCTTTCCAGGATGGCGGAGTGCAACAGCGGGTGAGGCGTCATGAGCGCCCATCCGGCGGGACCGAGCCCGACACCGGCAGCCAGATAGAGTATCGCAGTGCTCAAAGGAAGGCGCTTCAACAACGAGCCTGATAAGGCCATTGTCGTCAGCAGCGCTCCAATGATGATTGCCCAGATCGCGAAGGACATTGAATCTGGGTTCATCCGACTTTCGTGTGGGTCGAAGGTTTAATTAACCGGGTTCCGGGATAGGGTCAGCGTCGTAAG
It encodes the following:
- a CDS encoding sodium:proton antiporter, with the translated sequence MSFAIWAIIIGALLTTMALSGSLLKRLPLSTAILYLAAGVGLGPAGWALMTPHPLLHSAILERMTEVAVLISLFAAGLKLGLPLSDKHWRMPVRLAFVSMTLTVALIVVIGMFGLGLSLGAAVLLGGILAPTDPVLASDVQVENAGDRDRLRFSLTGEGGLNDGAAFPFVILGLGLLGLHDLGTAGWRWLAIDVFWAIAGSLLIGGALGALIGKLVVYLRSRHKESVGLDEFLALGLIALAYGVAVLSHTYGFLAVFAAGLALQRVKEQDVGDGRAAVGPAGLQSKQTQEEHATDPEHASAYMMQAVRGFNEQLERIGEVAVVLVVGAMLAFTTVAASTAWFVLLLFVVVRPVSVWLGLLGAPISRDQRILISWFGIRGIGSIYYLMYAINHDLPRPLAEQIIAITLTTVTVSIVLHGISVTPLMDLYAKRKARRSGR